A stretch of Scheffersomyces stipitis CBS 6054 chromosome 2, complete sequence DNA encodes these proteins:
- a CDS encoding predicted protein, which translates to MSLQVGDKFPSNIEFQHIPINVSEVENNNVLKCEIPTLLKLDKVFEKLADTETPNVLIVAVPGAFTPTCTENHIPPYLEHLSDLKAEKHIGAVIIIATNDAFVLNAWGKLLIKDAIKNVASIKEANGPSVYFASDVNGSFSKSFDLASDKGTGIRTSRYATVIDSKDKTVKYFGVEVERGVKFSGLDAVLGAKL; encoded by the coding sequence ATGTCCTTACAAGTCGGCGACAAGTTCCCTTCCAACATTGAGTTCCAACACATCCCCATCAATGTTTCCGAGGTTGAAAACAACAACGTCTTGAAATGTGAAATTCCAaccttgttgaagttggataAGGTGTTTGAAAAACTCGCTGACACCGAAACCCCAAATGTTCTTATTGTGGCTGTCCCAGGTGCTTTCACGCCAACATGTACGGAGAATCACATCCCTCCATATTTGGAGCACTTGTCTGATTTAAAGGCCGAAAAGCATATTGGTGCTGTGATCATTATTGCTACCAACGATGCTTTTGTGCTCAATGCCTGGGGaaaattgttgatcaaggacGCCATCAAAAATGTCGCTCTGATCAAGGAAGCAAATGGACCTTCTGTGTACTTTGCTAGTGACGTCAATGGCTCTTTCTCCAAGTCTTTTGACTTGGCCAGCGACAAGGGCACTGGAATCAGAACTTCCAGATACGCTACTGTGATCGATTCTAAGGACAAGACTGTGAAGTACtttggtgttgaagttgagCGTGGTGTCAAGTTCAGCGGTCTTGATGCTGTGTTGGGTGCCAAGTTGTAG
- a CDS encoding predicted protein (go_process protein folding) produces the protein MSKVYFDIAANGQKLGRITFKLYNDVVPKTAENFRALATGEKGFGFAGSAFHRVIPQFMLQGGDFTRGNGTGGKSIYGEKFADENFAKKHERPGLLSMANAGPNTNGSQFFITTVPCPWLDGKHVVFGEVVEGFDVVKQVEGYGSNSGATSARITIEASGEL, from the coding sequence ATGTCCAAGGTTTACTTCGATATCGCCGCAAACGGCCAAAAGTTAGGTAGAATcaccttcaagttgtacaaCGACGTTGTCCCAAAGACCGCCGAAAACTTCCGTGCCTTGGCTACCGGTGAAAAGGGCTTTGGTTTCGCTGGCTCTGCTTTCCACAGAGTTATTCCTCAATTCATGTTGCAGGGTGGTGACTTCACCAGAGGTAACGGTACCGGTGGTAAGTCCATCTACGGTGAGAAGTTTGCTGACGAAAACTTTGCCAAGAAGCACGAAAGACCTGGTTTGCTTTCCATGGCCAACGCTGGTCCAAACACCAACGGTTcccaattcttcatcaccACTGTTCCATGCCCATGGTTGGACGGTAAGCACGTCGTCTTCggtgaagttgttgaaggctTCGACGTCGTCAAGCAGGTTGAAGGTTACGGTTCCAACTCTGGTGCCACTTCTGCCAGAATCACCATTGAAGCTTCTGGTGAATTGTAA